The proteins below are encoded in one region of Candidatus Bathyarchaeota archaeon:
- the hemC gene encoding hydroxymethylbilane synthase: MILTVGTRGSKLAVTQTERVRAQLKVLHPHLEFKLKIIKTTGDKEHGKPLFTIDCKGLFEKEIDQQVVSGEVDFAVHSLKDVPIVEQQAGTIIAAIPKRDSQCDVFISKNNTPLKDLPARAVVGTGSLRRLAELKFIRPDLEVEPIRGNIDTRIGKVRKGELAGVVIAEAGLERMNLKSEIAERLPLDQFPSAAGQGALAIAAKEGNKDVIALLEGANDKASRAEITAERSLVLALEGGCRVPIGAVGKVTGDELSLFGCVYSLKTRNRITASAKGSLRQAEELGRRVGTDLIAQGAKEFEKEWRETYGTW; encoded by the coding sequence ATGATTTTGACTGTTGGGACACGAGGAAGCAAACTGGCAGTAACCCAAACCGAACGAGTTCGTGCACAACTCAAAGTTTTGCATCCGCACTTAGAGTTTAAACTAAAAATTATCAAAACCACAGGAGACAAAGAACACGGCAAACCCCTCTTCACCATTGACTGCAAAGGTCTTTTCGAAAAAGAAATCGACCAGCAAGTCGTCTCAGGCGAAGTGGACTTTGCAGTACACAGCCTAAAAGACGTGCCCATCGTAGAGCAGCAAGCAGGAACCATAATCGCCGCAATCCCCAAACGAGACTCACAATGCGACGTTTTCATCTCAAAAAACAATACCCCCCTCAAAGACTTACCCGCAAGAGCAGTCGTTGGAACAGGCAGCCTACGCAGATTGGCAGAGCTCAAGTTTATTCGCCCAGACCTTGAAGTGGAACCCATCCGTGGAAACATTGACACACGCATCGGCAAAGTCCGCAAAGGCGAACTGGCAGGTGTAGTGATTGCTGAGGCAGGGCTAGAGCGGATGAATTTGAAATCAGAAATTGCCGAGCGCTTACCCTTAGACCAGTTTCCATCAGCGGCGGGTCAAGGTGCATTAGCGATTGCTGCTAAAGAAGGCAACAAAGACGTAATTGCGCTTCTTGAGGGCGCTAACGATAAGGCATCCCGAGCAGAGATTACGGCTGAGCGCAGTTTAGTATTGGCGCTGGAAGGTGGCTGCCGCGTGCCTATCGGCGCAGTTGGAAAAGTCACGGGTGATGAGTTATCCTTGTTTGGCTGCGTTTACTCACTTAAGACCCGAAACAGGATTACCGCATCTGCTAAAGGTAGCTTAAGACAAGCTGAAGAACTCGGCAGACGTGTTGGCACGGATTTGATTGCTCAAGGAGCTAAAGAGTTTGAAAAAGAATGGAGAGAAACCTATGGCACATGGTAA
- the cobA gene encoding uroporphyrinogen-III C-methyltransferase has product MAHGKVYLVGAGPGDPQLLTIKAVKAIKDADVLIYDRLVGPEILLLAPEKAEMLYVGKRTGKHEVPQDKITELIVEKAQAGGNIVRLKGGDPFIFGRGGEEAEALAEAGIEFEIVPGVSSSVAAPMYAGIPLTHRDYAASVAIITGHRAGDAEKPVDWVKISNAVDTMVVLMGVESLDGIVGKLLDGGVNPEKPVAIVQSGTYPEQRTLISTLGTIIKEAQEHDIKPPSVIVIGEVANLGRKLAWFKKPLT; this is encoded by the coding sequence ATGGCACATGGTAAAGTGTATCTTGTAGGCGCAGGACCAGGCGACCCCCAATTACTTACAATCAAGGCAGTTAAAGCAATAAAAGATGCAGACGTGCTCATCTACGACAGGCTAGTTGGACCTGAAATCCTTCTTTTAGCGCCCGAAAAAGCAGAGATGCTCTACGTCGGTAAACGCACAGGCAAACACGAAGTTCCCCAAGACAAAATAACTGAACTAATCGTCGAAAAAGCCCAAGCAGGCGGCAACATTGTACGCCTTAAAGGTGGTGACCCATTCATTTTTGGCAGAGGCGGAGAAGAAGCCGAAGCCTTAGCGGAAGCGGGTATCGAGTTTGAGATTGTGCCAGGCGTCAGCTCATCAGTGGCGGCGCCAATGTATGCTGGAATCCCCTTGACGCATCGGGATTATGCGGCTTCTGTTGCCATCATAACTGGGCATCGTGCAGGTGATGCTGAAAAACCTGTGGACTGGGTGAAAATCTCCAATGCGGTGGATACGATGGTGGTTTTGATGGGCGTAGAATCGCTCGATGGCATCGTTGGTAAACTCTTAGACGGGGGAGTCAACCCTGAAAAGCCCGTTGCTATTGTTCAGTCAGGAACGTACCCTGAGCAGCGTACACTAATCAGCACCTTAGGCACCATTATAAAAGAAGCACAAGAGCACGACATCAAGCCGCCATCAGTCATTGTTATCGGTGAAGTAGCCAATTTAGGGAGGAAACTGGCATGGTTCAAAAAACCCCTAACCTAA